A genomic window from Chlorobium phaeobacteroides DSM 266 includes:
- a CDS encoding acyl-CoA carboxylase subunit beta: MNIDQKIQELNQRKDEIQLGGGVARIEKQHEGGSLTARERLNVLLDQDSFQETGLFARHRGTLFGMAEKEMHADGVVTGAGSVNSRLVHIACQDFTVGGGSVGEIHSAKIVQMMQSSLKTGSPFIMINDSGGARIQEGIDSLSGYGKVFYNNVMLSGVVPQISLICGPCAGGAAYSPALTDFIIQTKSARIFITGPSVIKAVTGEEVSSEDLGGPAAQMNISGVVHFIAEDDMDAIAICKRLLSFLPSNNLEDPPRKEAEETILPDKQLNEIVPVDPKQSYDVRDVIGHVVDHADFMEVQAFFASNIVIGFARLQGRSVGIVANQPCVMAGVLDINASDKAARFIRFCNAFNIPLLTFVDVPGFLPGVEQEYGGIIRHGAKMLFAYSAATVPKITVIMRKAYGGAYLAMCCKDLDADRVISWPTAEIAVMGAEGAVDVIFRNEIKKAEDPVLRRQELITEYRDTFSTPYVSASRLHVDDIIEPADTRRYLALALDILHSKREFRPQKKHGLIPL, from the coding sequence ATGAATATTGACCAGAAAATACAGGAGCTGAACCAGCGTAAAGATGAAATACAGCTCGGTGGGGGAGTGGCGCGGATTGAGAAGCAGCACGAAGGTGGCAGTCTGACCGCCCGCGAGCGTCTCAATGTTCTTCTCGATCAGGACAGCTTTCAGGAAACAGGACTTTTCGCCCGTCATCGCGGAACACTTTTCGGTATGGCCGAAAAAGAGATGCATGCGGACGGGGTAGTCACCGGAGCAGGCAGCGTCAACAGTCGACTTGTGCATATTGCCTGTCAGGACTTTACGGTTGGCGGTGGCTCTGTAGGTGAGATCCATTCCGCAAAGATCGTCCAGATGATGCAGTCCTCTCTGAAAACCGGTTCGCCATTCATCATGATCAACGATTCCGGTGGAGCCCGTATACAGGAGGGAATCGACAGCCTTTCCGGTTACGGCAAGGTTTTCTACAACAACGTCATGCTTTCCGGCGTGGTACCGCAGATTTCGCTTATCTGTGGCCCCTGTGCCGGCGGGGCGGCTTACAGCCCCGCCCTGACCGACTTTATCATCCAGACGAAGTCAGCCCGCATTTTTATCACCGGACCTTCGGTTATCAAGGCCGTAACCGGTGAAGAGGTCAGTTCGGAAGATCTTGGTGGTCCGGCAGCCCAGATGAACATCTCCGGCGTGGTTCATTTCATTGCTGAGGATGATATGGATGCCATTGCCATCTGCAAGCGCCTGCTTTCGTTCCTTCCTTCCAACAATCTGGAGGATCCGCCACGCAAGGAAGCAGAAGAGACTATCCTTCCTGACAAACAGCTTAACGAGATTGTTCCCGTTGACCCTAAACAGAGCTACGATGTTCGCGACGTGATCGGCCATGTTGTGGATCACGCTGATTTCATGGAGGTGCAGGCCTTTTTTGCCTCCAACATCGTCATCGGCTTCGCCAGACTTCAAGGCCGTTCGGTAGGAATTGTGGCAAATCAGCCGTGTGTCATGGCCGGGGTGCTTGATATCAACGCATCGGACAAGGCGGCCCGTTTCATTCGCTTCTGCAATGCCTTCAATATACCGCTTCTTACTTTTGTTGATGTCCCGGGCTTTCTTCCAGGTGTCGAGCAGGAGTATGGTGGTATCATCCGCCACGGCGCTAAAATGCTTTTTGCCTACTCTGCGGCCACGGTGCCGAAAATTACCGTTATCATGCGTAAGGCATATGGCGGAGCCTATCTGGCCATGTGTTGCAAGGATCTGGATGCCGACAGGGTCATTTCCTGGCCGACAGCGGAAATTGCGGTCATGGGAGCGGAAGGCGCCGTTGATGTGATTTTCCGCAACGAGATCAAGAAAGCGGAAGATCCGGTATTACGCCGTCAGGAGTTGATTACAGAGTACAGGGATACATTTTCCACCCCGTACGTTTCAGCTTCACGCCTCCATGTTGACGATATTATCGAGCCGGCCGACACCCGGCGATATCTGGCCCTGGCTCTCGACATTCTTCATTCCAAACGGGAGTTCAGGCCTCAGAAAAAGCATGGCCTGATTCCCCTGTAA
- a CDS encoding methylmalonyl-CoA carboxytransferase subunit 5S, translated as MNRIIDITELTLRDAHQSLMATRLGIDDMIGACADLDEAGFWSIECWGGATYDACIRYLNEDPWDRLRTFKSLMPKTPLQMLLRGQNLLGYRHYEDEVVQRFCQKSVENGIDIFRIFDALNDLRNIETSVRAVRTAGGHAQGTISYTVSPIHTTEMFVDQARRLQDMGIDSICIKDMAALIKPQAAFDLVKGIKDACGKELRVHLHAHATTGVTLVSLMKAVEAGVDCVDTAISSMSLGPGHNPTESFVEMLEGTGYTTKVNQEKILRVKEHFSEVLGRYSEYQSKVIGVDTEIFRSQIPGGMLSNMENQLRQQGGGDRIKEVLEEIPLVRKDTGYVPLVTPTSQIVGTQAVLNVLMGRYAVLTGEFADLMLGYYGEVPGEKNPEVVEFARAHAAKEPITCRPADLMKPEWQKLRSAALALSGCNGTDEDVLTYSMFPQVAPKYFAERHEGPRNLGKDPLTGASETHPPEGHQGIITGPITYSVTMSGRQHKVTVAPYQ; from the coding sequence ATTAATAGAATTATAGATATTACCGAGCTTACCCTGCGGGACGCCCATCAGAGCCTTATGGCCACCCGACTGGGTATCGACGACATGATTGGAGCATGTGCTGATCTTGACGAAGCAGGTTTCTGGTCGATCGAGTGCTGGGGCGGAGCTACCTACGACGCCTGCATTCGCTATCTGAACGAAGATCCCTGGGATAGACTGCGCACGTTCAAGAGTCTGATGCCAAAAACTCCGCTGCAGATGCTCTTGCGCGGTCAGAATCTTTTGGGATATCGCCACTATGAGGATGAGGTTGTGCAGCGTTTCTGTCAGAAGTCTGTGGAAAACGGTATTGACATTTTCCGGATTTTCGATGCCCTCAATGACCTCAGAAACATCGAAACCTCTGTCCGGGCGGTCAGGACGGCTGGTGGACACGCTCAGGGCACGATATCCTATACAGTCAGCCCGATCCACACCACCGAAATGTTTGTCGATCAGGCTCGAAGGCTTCAGGATATGGGTATTGACTCAATCTGTATCAAGGATATGGCTGCACTTATCAAGCCCCAGGCGGCATTTGATCTGGTCAAGGGGATTAAGGATGCGTGCGGCAAGGAGTTGCGTGTGCACTTGCATGCGCATGCAACGACCGGTGTCACCCTTGTGAGTCTCATGAAGGCTGTCGAGGCAGGGGTTGATTGCGTGGACACCGCCATCAGCTCCATGAGTCTCGGGCCGGGGCACAATCCTACGGAGAGTTTTGTTGAGATGCTTGAAGGAACAGGTTATACTACAAAGGTCAATCAGGAAAAAATTCTGCGGGTCAAGGAGCATTTCTCGGAAGTGCTGGGGAGATACAGCGAGTACCAGTCGAAGGTTATCGGAGTGGATACGGAGATTTTCAGAAGCCAGATCCCTGGCGGAATGCTCTCAAACATGGAGAACCAGCTCAGGCAGCAGGGCGGCGGCGATCGTATTAAGGAGGTGCTGGAGGAGATTCCTCTGGTTCGCAAAGATACCGGTTACGTGCCTCTCGTAACCCCTACCAGCCAGATTGTCGGCACCCAGGCAGTGCTGAATGTTCTAATGGGAAGATATGCAGTGCTGACGGGCGAATTCGCCGATCTCATGCTTGGCTACTATGGAGAAGTGCCGGGAGAGAAAAATCCTGAGGTAGTTGAATTTGCGCGCGCCCATGCAGCAAAAGAACCCATAACCTGCAGGCCGGCTGATCTCATGAAACCGGAGTGGCAGAAACTTCGTTCGGCAGCTCTGGCTCTCAGCGGCTGCAACGGTACGGACGAGGATGTTCTTACCTACAGCATGTTTCCACAGGTGGCCCCGAAATATTTTGCAGAACGTCACGAAGGTCCTCGTAATCTGGGTAAGGATCCTCTTACCGGTGCTTCCGAAACGCACCCGCCCGAAGGACATCAGGGCATCATAACCGGCCCCATCACCTACTCAGTGACCATGAGTGGTCGGCAGCATAAGGTGACGGTAGCGCCATACCAGTAA
- the tssD gene encoding type VI secretion system tube protein TssD, translated as MVNNAYMIVIGQIQGKIKGPVTLAGRQDSFRVHGCSYEVVSPRDPGSGLPTGKRMHKPVTVVKDIDGASPLFMRALITNENINEVVLQFCHKDGAGRDMPYYTIRLLNAGLSGIRMLRKSDILPGAASWPSEREELSFTYQQITWKWEQGGISLTDDWKAPVV; from the coding sequence ATGGTAAATAATGCATACATGATCGTCATCGGTCAGATTCAGGGAAAAATCAAGGGCCCTGTGACCCTGGCAGGCAGACAGGATTCATTCCGGGTGCATGGCTGTTCGTACGAGGTTGTGTCTCCAAGAGATCCGGGATCTGGTTTGCCGACAGGAAAGCGGATGCACAAGCCTGTGACTGTTGTCAAAGATATCGATGGAGCGAGCCCTTTGTTTATGAGAGCTTTAATCACAAACGAGAATATTAATGAAGTGGTGCTCCAGTTCTGTCATAAAGATGGCGCAGGCCGGGATATGCCGTATTACACGATACGTCTGTTGAACGCCGGTTTGTCAGGCATCAGGATGCTGAGGAAATCAGATATACTTCCCGGTGCTGCTTCGTGGCCTTCCGAACGTGAAGAATTGAGCTTTACCTATCAGCAGATAACCTGGAAATGGGAACAGGGGGGAATAAGTCTAACCGACGATTGGAAAGCGCCAGTCGTGTGA
- a CDS encoding alpha/beta fold hydrolase, with amino-acid sequence MKQIPRSISPEIAASQLQVMDITMNCRVLGSGHPLLMIMGYGSTMNLWESTLLEKLAEHFKVIVFDNRGIGGTQTGTQPFSIGQFAEDSAALLQSLDVEHAHVLGWSMGSLIAQELALRHPSLISKLILYAAHCDAKMFPPSPEVLTMLTDTSGTPEERGMRYISTLFPENWLHGNGQRMKEIFFRPMGTIPEESVGRQAAAIDEWNGTTGKLGEITCPTLLITGSEDKLTVPDNARYMSERIPDAELIIIENGGHGLMFQYPEIFRDSVIGFLG; translated from the coding sequence ATGAAGCAGATCCCCCGATCAATCAGTCCGGAAATTGCAGCATCTCAGCTTCAGGTCATGGACATAACGATGAACTGCCGTGTGCTTGGCAGTGGTCACCCGCTTCTGATGATCATGGGTTACGGAAGCACAATGAACCTGTGGGAATCAACGCTGCTTGAAAAGCTTGCTGAACACTTCAAGGTCATTGTGTTCGACAATCGGGGAATTGGCGGCACGCAAACGGGAACGCAGCCTTTTTCCATCGGGCAGTTTGCCGAAGACAGTGCAGCGCTTCTGCAATCGCTGGATGTCGAACATGCGCATGTGCTTGGATGGTCGATGGGATCGCTGATCGCACAGGAACTCGCCTTGCGGCATCCCTCCCTGATCAGCAAACTGATTCTCTACGCTGCCCATTGCGATGCAAAAATGTTTCCGCCTTCACCTGAGGTGCTGACAATGCTCACCGACACATCCGGAACACCTGAAGAGCGCGGCATGCGATACATCAGCACGCTTTTTCCCGAAAACTGGCTCCATGGTAATGGTCAGCGCATGAAAGAGATCTTTTTTCGGCCCATGGGTACAATACCTGAAGAGAGCGTCGGCAGGCAGGCCGCGGCAATTGACGAATGGAACGGAACAACCGGAAAGCTTGGAGAGATCACCTGCCCGACGCTTCTGATTACCGGTTCTGAGGATAAACTGACGGTTCCTGATAATGCGAGGTATATGTCCGAAAGGATTCCCGATGCTGAACTGATCATTATCGAAAACGGCGGCCATGGCCTTATGTTCCAGTATCCTGAAATTTTCCGCGACAGCGTAATCGGCTTTCTCGGATAA
- a CDS encoding penicillin-binding transpeptidase domain-containing protein, producing MRKLLIVLLLLCLGFPACSGAQEIDTKLFGAYDTALVIVNRSSGVVSDVNPALSARRLSPCSTFKIYNTLIGLQLGLIKRADDPWYVWDGVHRDIEEWNRDLTLREAFRVSAVPAFQLLARDIGPERMKTYIERIDYGNREISAGIDTFWLPRAGNRGILISANEQVALLNKLLDGRLPFSGKQLKILRDVMLVAETPKGKLYGKTGSGKSADGNGELGWFVGFLESGGAEYVFACNITGGEYPSGKAARAIVENVFRSWNLL from the coding sequence ATGAGGAAACTGCTGATAGTTCTGCTTCTGCTTTGCCTTGGCTTCCCTGCATGTTCGGGCGCTCAGGAGATCGACACAAAGCTTTTCGGCGCCTATGATACGGCGCTGGTAATCGTTAACCGTTCCTCGGGAGTTGTATCCGATGTGAACCCTGCGCTCAGCGCACGGCGCTTGTCTCCCTGTTCAACTTTCAAGATCTATAATACCCTTATCGGATTGCAGCTTGGTCTGATCAAGAGAGCCGATGATCCCTGGTATGTCTGGGATGGCGTGCATCGCGATATCGAAGAGTGGAACCGCGATTTGACTCTCCGCGAGGCGTTTCGGGTTTCGGCGGTACCTGCGTTTCAGTTGCTGGCAAGAGATATCGGCCCTGAACGGATGAAAACGTATATCGAGCGGATCGACTATGGTAATCGTGAGATTTCCGCAGGGATCGATACCTTCTGGCTTCCCCGGGCGGGAAACAGAGGAATACTGATCAGCGCTAACGAGCAGGTCGCGCTGTTGAACAAACTGCTCGACGGCAGGCTCCCGTTTTCCGGAAAGCAGTTGAAGATACTTCGTGACGTCATGCTGGTTGCGGAAACCCCGAAAGGGAAGCTCTACGGCAAGACCGGATCAGGAAAGAGTGCGGACGGAAACGGGGAGCTGGGCTGGTTCGTCGGTTTTCTTGAGAGCGGGGGAGCCGAATACGTATTCGCCTGCAACATTACCGGCGGGGAATATCCTTCAGGCAAAGCTGCCCGTGCTATCGTGGAAAACGTCTTCAGATCCTGGAATCTTCTGTAA
- a CDS encoding acetyl-CoA carboxylase biotin carboxyl carrier protein subunit, whose protein sequence is MPALFPESTSTIQSIRPVPFLAPRPQVQPIADGLPDDKVCRSPIVGIVQRVNVQVGQTLQVNDLLVVLEAMKMETNITAHTAGIVKAIMASPGEAVKSGQALIEFE, encoded by the coding sequence ATGCCGGCCTTGTTTCCGGAATCCACTTCAACCATCCAGTCAATACGACCGGTACCTTTTCTCGCACCACGACCTCAGGTGCAGCCCATTGCGGATGGTCTGCCTGACGACAAGGTCTGCCGCAGCCCCATAGTCGGAATTGTGCAGCGGGTCAATGTGCAGGTAGGGCAAACGTTACAGGTCAACGACCTGCTGGTGGTACTGGAGGCCATGAAAATGGAAACCAATATCACCGCTCATACAGCAGGGATCGTCAAAGCCATCATGGCTTCGCCGGGAGAGGCCGTCAAGAGCGGCCAGGCGCTGATCGAGTTCGAATAG